The sequence ATCTCGGCGCGGTCGATCTGCCGGATGCCGATCGGCAGGACGCTCGATACGCTGACGAGGTTCTGCTCCCCGATCCCGGCTTTCAGGAGCGCGAGATCGAAGGCGTTGAGCTCGCTCGTCTTGTTGATCCCGCGACCGCTCGTCACGAAGAAGCGGGTCGGGATCGGGACGAGCGTCTCCGACTTCGGTTTGGATGGCCGGCTCGGCACGCCGACGAGGGAGGATGCCTATCCCATAAAGATTCGGGGACGGCGCGGGTCTAAACGATGATGGCGTGACGACGGCGCATCGACTCTTCCGTCTCTCCTCGCGTGCGCATCGATTCGGCCACGAGCGCGTCCGTCAGGCGCAAGCTCGCCGACTCGAACAGCGTACCGAGCGGGGCGTAGCGGGGACGCTCGGCATCCTCCGAGAACTCGAGCGCGATGAGCGCCGTGGCCGTGTGGGCGAGCTTGGACCGCGCGTGCGCCGTGATCACCACGAGCTCGGCGCCCTCGCGGCGAACGATGTTGGCGGTCTGCATGCTCGAGTAGCTCTCGCCTCCACCGGAGAGGATGAAGACCGTGTCTCCCCGCTTCACGATCGGCGTGACGCTCTCCCCGATCACGTACGCCCGCAGCCCGGT is a genomic window of Thermoplasmata archaeon containing:
- a CDS encoding SIS domain-containing protein, encoding MPRDTADPELFLAAERYIGARVSAALERIDPAILVKIVDLLDHAPAIFVYGAGRSGIIGRAFAMRLVQTGLRAYVIGESVTPIVKRGDTVFILSGGGESYSSMQTANIVRREGAELVVITAHARSKLAHTATALIALEFSEDAERPRYAPLGTLFESASLRLTDALVAESMRTRGETEESMRRRHAIIV